Below is a genomic region from Actinoallomurus bryophytorum.
GGACAATCGGAGGAGAGCGAGGAGCCGGCGAGTGAGCCGCACCGCTGATCCGCTGGGCGCGACGACAAGGGGACTACGACCGTGAGTGGCGACAAGCCGAAGGCACGCGACCTCAACCAGGTGATCCGCTACACCATGTGGTCGGTCTTCCGGGTGCGGACCCTCGCCGACGCCGACCGCGACGCCGTCGCCGACGAGGTCGAGGAGCTGCTCGAGCAGGCCGCGGCCAAGGACGTGGTCACCCGCGGCGCGTACGACGTCGCCGGGCTGCGGGCCGACGCCGACTACATGTTCTGGTGGCACGCGCCGAGCTCGGACGACCTCCAGGAGGTCTACAGCCGGTTCCGCCGCACCGCGCTGGGCCGCGCCTCCGAGCCGGTCTGGTCGGTGATGGCGCTGCACCGGCCCGCGGAGTTCAACAAGAGCCATGTCCCGGCCTTCCTGGCCGAGGAGAAGGCGCACGCCTACGTCTGCGTGTACCCCTTCGTCCGCTCCTACGAGTGGTACCTCCTGCCGGACGACGAGCGCCGTGCGCTGCTCGCCGAGCACGGAAAGCTGGCGCGGGAGTACCCCGACGTGCGTGCCAACACGGTGTCGTCGTTCGCGCTCGGCGACTATGAGTGGATCCTCGCCTTCGAGGGCGACGAACTCCATCGCATCGTCGACCTGATGCGCCATCTGCGGGGTTCTGAGACGCGACGGCACGTCCGCGAGGAGATTCCGTTCTACACGGGTTCCCGCAAGCCGGTCACCGAGCTCGTCGCCGCCCTTCCCTAGTCAGGACCCCGCGCTCCCAGGTAAAGACTTGCCCATCGGCGTCGCGCCGTCCCCGTGGTCTGCACGATTATCCGAAAGGCGGCAGAGGCCGCCGCCATCTTCGGGAACCACGCGGGGGAGCAAGGTGAGCGGAGTACGGCAGGTGAGGGGCCGGCATGCCCGGGACGGGCTGCCGGATACGACGCGGACGCCGGCGGAGTCGCGGCGCAGCCACCTGGCGCTGGCCGGCGGGGCCGGTCTGGCCGTGACGATGGCGGCCGCGCTGATCGCGTTCGCCGCGCTGATCCCGTCCGGCTCCGGCGGGGCGCCGAAAGCGGCCGCGGTCAACGTCCTGGGCGGTCGGCCCGCTGCTCCCGTGGCGCCCGCCGCGGCCGCGCCGCCACGGCCCGCGCACGCGATGCGGGGCGGCGACCAGGCGGTGCTCGCCTACTTCGAGGACCGTGACCCACTGAGCGCCGCACACGTCACCGAGGCCGTGTGGACCGGGCCGATGCTGCGCGTCTACACCGACCTTCCCGCCGGGGACGCCGACTCGAAGACGGCGGTCGGCCTGTGCGAGACCGCCGCGGCGTACCTCACGGCCCGCGACCGGATCCCGGAGGTGTTCGTCCACGCCGACCGCGACGCCGGCTACCCGGTGCTGGCCAACAAGATGGACGCACGGGACGACTGCCGCCTCGCCCGGGTGCCCTGATCCTTCGCGGAGGCCCTCAGCGCGGCTCGTGCCGGTCGAGGTTCCAGTGGCGTACGACGCCGCACAGCCAGCCTTCGGTGTGCTGCGTCACCGTGAAGCGGCTGATGGTGCGCTGGCCACCCTCGTGATCGCCGTAGAGCAGGTCGACAGTGAAGGCGGTGCCGTCGTCGATCGCCTTGGCCAGGGCCGCCTGGTCGGTCCGTTCGCTGTCGCGGTACGCGCCGTGCCAGAACCCGATCCCGCCGGGAGGGACGTACAGGTCGCGGCCCTGCGCGCGGAAGTCCTCCACGGCGGGCGCCGGATCCGAGGACGTGAGGCGGTCCGCCGTGGAGAGCCAGCCCCGCAGAACGGCGATTCCCGACCCCAGGTTACGGAGCGGAATGGCCAGGTAGATGGCGTCGTCCGTCACCTCGGCGTGGGCACGGCCGCCTTCGGTCTGTCCCCAGTGCCCGTCGTTCCACATGATCTTTTCGGGCGGGTCCTCGAGCCGGGAGGCCATGAGCACCGGACGCAGGCCGTTCTGCAGGGCGCGTTCGGCGGCACGTGTCGCTCGGTTCGCGGATCGTACGGATGCGAAGGTGGCGACCGCGAGGACGAGCGTGCCGCCACCGGTCGCGAGCGAGGAGACGGTCACCCAGTCGATCACGTTTGCGGAGCTTAGTCGCCTATCAGGGGGACACCGTGCTCGGCCCCGCCTTGCCGGAAATGCCGCGTCGGCGGGCGTGGCCCGCCGACGCCTGCCGCGAGAGAGCGGCCCGGCCTACGCCCCGGCCTCGTCCGATGACCGAGTGTCCGGCTGGTGACGCAGGCTCACCGAGTTGATGCAGTATCGCTGGTCGGTCGGGGTGGGGTAGCCCTCACCCTCGAACACGTGGCCGAGATGCGAGTCGCAGTTCGCGCAGCGCACCTCGATACGGACCATGCCGAGCGTTTCGTCCCGCAGGAGGGTCACCGCGTCGGACTCGGTCGGCTGGTAGAAGCTCGGCCAGCCGCAGTGTGAGTCGAACTTGGTGTCCGAGCGGAACAGCTCGGTGCCGCAGGCGCGGCAGCTGTAGACGCCGACGGTCTTGGTGGAGACGTACTCACCGGTCCAGGGGGCCTCGGTGCCGGCCTCGCGGAGTACGTGGTACTCCTCGGGCGACAGCTCGGCCTTCCACTCGTCGTTGGTCTTACGTATCACTGTCACACCCTTGTCAACAGTCGTCGGCAGGTCCCCATTCCGCGACGCGGGCCGTCTCGGGTGGCCGGCCCGGCCCGGGGGAGTAGCGTGCGGTTATGGCGTCCCCTTACGTGGAGATCCGGGTCGGAGATCGTCTCGTCAAGGTCACCAATCCGGACAAGGTCTACTTCCCCGCCCGGCAGGAGACCAAGCTGGATCTGGTCAACTACTACCTGTCCGTCGGCGACGGGATCCTGCGTGCGCTCCACGAGCGGCCCACGACGCTCGAACGCTGGCCGGGCGGGGTGTTCGAGGGGGCAAAGCTGTCCACCCGCGCGGACAACCGCGGTGACGCGTTCTTCCAGAAACGGATCCCGAAGAACACCCCGGACTGGATCCAGACGGCGCGGATCGCCTTTCCCAGCGGCCGGTCAGCGGACGAGCTGTGCCCGGTGGAGCTCGCGGACGTCGCGTGGGCGGCCAACCTCGGCACCGTCACCTTCCACCCCTGGCCCGTCCGCAGGTCCGACGTCGACCACCCGGACGAGCTGCGCATCGACCTGGACCCGCAGCCGGGCACCGACTTCGCCGACGCGAAGAAGGTCGCGCTCGGGCCGCTGCGCGAGATCCTCGGCGAGCTCGGCCACACCGGCTTCCCCAAGACCTCCGGCAACCGCGGCGTGCACGTCTACCTGCGCATCGAGCCGCGGTGGACCTTCACCGAGGTACGCCGGTCCGCGCTGGCCTTCGCCCGTGAGATCGAGCGGCGGATGCCGGACCTGGTCACCACGGCCTGGTGGAAGGAGGAGCGCGGGGAGAAGGTCTTCATCGACTTCAACCAGAACGCCCGCGACCGCACCATCGCCTCGGCCTACAGCGTGCGGCCGAAGCCGAACGCCCCCGTCTCCGCGCCGGTGACCTGGGACGAACTGGCCGACGTCGAGACCGACGACTTCACCATCGCGACGATGCCGGAGCGCTTCGCCAAGATCGGGGACCCGCACGCCACGATCGACGACCAGGCGTTCGGCCTGGAGCCACTGCTCGAATGGGCCGACCGCGACGAGCGCGACCACGGCCTCGGCGACATGCCGTACCCCCCCAACTACCCGAAGATGGAGGGCGAGCCCAAGCGCGTGCAGCCGAGCAAGGCGCGCAAGGACTGAGCCCGCACGGACCACGGCCCCGGCATCCTCCCGCGCGGAGGGTCCCGGGGCCGTGGCGTTCGTGGCGCCGGCTATGACCAGGACACGCCCCCGGTCCGGCTACGGCTGTCGTGCCCCGATTCCTGGAACTCCACGTGACTCTCCTCTCGACGGCGCCGGCGTCCCCGGACCTCACGGCCCCCGTCGGGGCGCGGCGTCCGGGTCAGCCGATCACGCCGGAGTTATGGAGTACATCCCGGAATTCGGTGATGCCACCCCGATTGACCGTGGCGGGTCAGCCGAGGATGTCGTCCAGGTCGTACGCCACCGGAACCTCGAGCTGGTCATAGCCGCAGGACTCGGGGGTGCGGTCCGGCCTCCAGCGGCGGAACCTCGCCGTGTGGCGGAATCTGCGGCCCTCCATCTGGTCGTAGGCGACCTCGCAGACCAGTTCCGGCCGTACCGCGACCCACGACAGGTCCTTCTTGGCGTTCCAGCGGGTGACGGCGCCCGGCATGCGGTCGGCGGTGGCGTCCGTCTGCCGGGCCCACTCGGCCCAGGGGTGGCCCTCCAGCTCGGTCATCCGGTACGGCGCCAGCTCGTCGACCAGCTCGGCGCGGCGCTTCATCGGGAACGACGCCGAGACGCCTACGTGCTGCAGCCGGTCGCCGTCGTAGAGGCCGAGCAGGAGCGACCCGACGATCGGCCCGGACTTGTGCCAGCGGAACCCGGCCACCACGCAGTCCGCGGTGCGCTCCGGCTTGACCTTGAACATCGCACGCTTGTCGGGCTCGTACGGCCCGGCCAGCGGCTTGGCGATCACGCCGTCCAGCCCGGCGCCCTCGAACTCCGAGAACCACCGCAGGCCCACGTCGTAGTCGTCGGTGGCCGGGGTCACGTGGACCGGCGCCTTCGCGTCGGCGAGGGCCGCGGTGAGCCGGGCCCGGCGTTCGCCGAAGGGCGTCTCCATCAGCGAGTCGTCGCCGAGCGCCAGGATGTCGAAGGCGACGAAGGCCGCCGGGGTCTGCTCGGCCAGGAGCTTGATGCGGGACGCCGCGGGGTGGATCCGCTGCTGCAGCACCTCGAACTCCAGGACGTGCCCCTGCCGCACGATGATCTCGCCGTCGAGCACGCACCGCTCGGGCAGCTCGCGGGCGAATCCCTCGACCAGTTCGGGGAAGTAACGGCCGAGCGGCTTGCCGTTGCGCCCCCGGATGTCCACCTCGTCCCCGTCACGGAACACGACCGCGCGGAAGCCGTCCCACTTCGGCTCGTACAGTAGGTCGCCGCGCGGCAACTCCTTGATCGCTTTGGCGAGCATCGGCGCGACCGGCGGGCTCACGGGGAGGTCCATGGCCTCTACTTCCTTACGTAGCGGAGGAAGACGAAGCCGTCCTCCTCGAGAACGTGGCCGAGCCGCGAGGGCATCGGCGGCATCGCCGGGCCGTTGGGCACGCGGGCCGCGTTTCCGGCGGTGAGCTGCGGCCTCATCGTAAGGCAGGCCTCCTTTACCGCGCTGGCCCGACGTGCCAGCCTGAGCGGGTGAGGGCGTCGATCAGATACTGCACCACGCCCGCCGGCCGGGTGGCCTACTCGACGACGGGCACGGGACCGCCGCTGCTCTGCGACTCCGGCTGGATCACCCATCTCCGCGGGCAGCTGGACCTGTTCTCCTTCGGCGGTTTCGTCGAGGGCCTGGCAGAACGGTTCACCGTGATCCGCTACGACAAGCCCGGTTGCGGCCTGTCGGACCGGGACGGCATCGATCTTTCGTTCGACGGGCAGGTGGCCGCGGCGCTGGCCGTGGTCGACGCGGTGGGCGCCCGCCGGTTCCGCGTGTTCGGCGCCTCGCAGGGAGCTCAGCTCGCCACCACGATCGCGGCGAGGTATCCGGAGCGGGTCGAGGCGCTCGTGGCGTACGGGATGTGCGCCAGCGGCCACGACCTGGCGCCCGCCGAGGTCAGGAAGTCGGTCGTGGATCTGGTGCGGGCACACTGGGGCATGGGGCTGAAGGCGCTGGCCGGGGCGTTCGTGACCGATCCCACGGCCGACGACGTGGCGGCGTTCACCAGGTTCCAGCGTGCGAGCTCCTCGGCGGCGGTGGCCGCGCACCTGCTCGAGGTGTACTACGAGACCGACATCAGGGCGGTGCTTCCGGCGATCCGGACGCCGACCGCGATCCTGCACCGCGAGGCCGACAGGGGCACGAGGTTCGAGCTGGGGCGTGAGGTCGCCGCGGGGATTCCCGGGGCGGTGCTGATCCCGCTGCCGGGCTCCAGCCATTTGTTCTACCACGGTGACTGGGCAGCGGTCCTGCAGGCGATACTCGCGTTCCTGTGCCCGCCCGCGCGCATGGCGGAGCGGCTCACGGACCGTGAGTTCGAGGTGGCCGAACTCGTCACCGAAGGGCTGACCAACCAGGCCATCGCCGGCCGCCTGTCCGTTGGGCCGCGAACGATCGAGACGCACGTGGAGAACATCCGGCGCAAGCTGCGGGTGCGTTCGCGCGCCCAGATCGCGGCGTGGGTGACCGAGCACCGGCTTCGCCGGCACCCCTGACCGGCATCCGGCGTCCGGCATACGGCGTCCGGCGTCCGGCGTCCGGCGTCCGGCGTCCGGCGTCCGGCGTCCGGCATCCGGCGTCCGGCATCCGGCATCCGGCGTCCGGCATCCGGCGTCCGGCATCCGTCGTTCGCCGGATGCCGCGCCTGCCGTCCGCGCGAACAGACCGCGACGGCGTGCGATGTACCCGTAATTCACCCGATGGCCGGCCCCGGCCGGCGGCCCTAGCGTGAACGACATGCCAAACGCATCACGACCGTCCCCTCCGGCCGCCGGCGGGCGACCGCCGCAGGGGGCGACGACTGCCCTGTCCGTCCCGTACCGCTTCCGCGGCCCGGCGGACAGCGCCAACGGCGGTTATATGTGCGGGCTCGTCGCCGGGTGCCTCGACGGCCCGGTGAGGGTCACGCTGCGCCGGCCGCCGCCGCTGGCCACACCGATGACCGTCGAACCCGCCGGCGAGGGTTCGGTACACGTCCTCCATGGCGGCGCGCTCGTGGCCGAGGCCGCCTCCGTGCCGGACGGCCCGGCGCCGCGCATACCCGGCACCGTCTCGATGGCCGAGGCCCGCGCGGCAGAGGGCCGCGCGCGGTACTTCCAAGATCCTGCGTATCCGGCCTGCTTCGTCTGCGGTACGGACCGGCGGCCGGGCGACGGCCTGCGAATCCTCCCCGGGCCCGTGACCGGCGGTGTCTTGTGGGCGGCACCCTGGACACCGGACGCCTCGACCGGGGACGGCAGCGGGAGCGTACGCCCGGAGATCGCCTGGGCGGCACTGGACTGTCCCAGCGGGATCGCCGCCGCCGAGGCCGACGACATCGGCCCGGACACCGCCATCCTGCTCGGCCGGATGACCGCAGGCCCCGCGGCGCTGCCCACGGTCGGCGACGAGTGCCAGGTGATCGGCTGGCCGATCGGCCGCGACGGCCGCAAGCTCACGGCCGGGTCGGCGCTGCTGGGATCGGACGGCGAGGTACTCGCGGTGGCCGAGACCGTGTGGATCACCGTCCCGCGCCCGGTCACGGGGGAGGGGGCGTCGTGACCGCGCGACGCGGCGTGGCGCTCACGCCGATGGAGACCCGGCGTGACGTCATCGTCAAGGCCGCGGTGCTGGCCGACGAGCTGGGGTACGAGACCTTCTCGGTACCCGAGGGATGGGGGCTGGACTCCACCCCGATACTGGCCGAGATCGCGCTACGGACCGCCAGGATCCGCCTCGCCTCGGGCATCCTGTCGGTGTGGGGACGCACCCCGGCGACGCTGGCCATGACCGCCGCCACCCTGCACCAGGTCAGCGAGGGGCGGTTCGTGCTGGGCCTGGGTGCCGGCACCAGGGCACTGGCCGAAGGGTTCCACGACACCCCGTTCGAGCGCCCGGCCGACAAGCTGCGTGACGCCGTGGCCGAGGTCCGCGCGCTGCTCGCCGGCGAGCCGGCCCGACTGCACCGCGTCCCCGGCGCGCGCCCGCTGCGGCTGGGCCTGCCACCCGCGCCCGGGATCCCCATCTGGGTCGCGGCGCTGGGCCCCCGTACGACCCGGGTGGCCGCCGAGCTCGGCGACGGCTGGATCCCCGCACTGGTGCCTCGAGACCGCCTCGCGTCCTGGGCGAGCGACCTCGGCCGGCTGCGGGAAGCGGCCGTCCCGGGCGCGGGAGCCTTCACCGTGGCGACCGGGCCCATCACCGTCGCCGACGAGAACCCCGATGCCGCGCGCGACATCGCCGCCGCGTGTACCGCCTGGTATCTGAGCGCCATGGGCGACGTCTACGCCCGGTCCGTGTCCAGTCAGGGCTATGCCACGCAGGTCGGCGCGATCATCGCCGCGAACCCGCGCCCGAGCCCGCGACGCGGGATCGTCCCGCCCGCCGCCCGGCCCGTACTCGACCAGCTCGCCGTGTACGGAACCCGCGATCAGGTCAGGGAGCTGTTCAAGCCGTGGGACGAGGCGGCCGACGTCGTCACGGCCCTTCTGCCGCCCGGCATTCCCTGGCCCACCATCGAGGCCACCCTCGTGGCCGCGGCTCCGCCCGGCTGAGCTCCCCGCACGTGACGGGGATGTCTCATCTCGCCCTCACGTAGCGGAGGAAGACGAAGTCGTCCTCCTCGAGAACGTGGCCGAGCCGCAGAGGCATCGGCGGCATCGCCGGGCCGTTGAGCACGCGGGCCGCGTCCCCGGCGGTGAGCTGCGGGCTCAACGTGAGGCAGAGCTCGTCGAGACGCCCGGCCGCGGCGAACTCGGCCAGCAGGCGCGGGCCGCCCTCGGTGAGCTGGCGGACCAGCCCGCGCTCGGCGAGGGCGTCCAGCGCGGCACCCGCGTCCGCCCACTCCCCGCCGGTGATGACCACCTCGGCGTGCTTCTCGCACGCTCGTACGCGATCCACCGGCGCCGACGGGCAGGTGACCACGATCGTCGGGGTGATGGCCTCGGTGAAGACCGGGGCCTCGAAGTCGAGGTCGAGGCCGCGCGAGATGATCGCCAGCGGCGGTGCCGGCGTCCGGTCCTTCCGCAGGTCGCCCCACCACTCGCGGGGGCGTACCGGACCGTACCCCTCAACGCGGACCGTGGCGGCTCCCACGATCACCACGTCGGCCAGGGCGCGCAGCAGCGACAGGAGCCGGCGGTCGGCGGGCCCGCCGAGTCCCTCCGTCCTGGCGCCGTCCGTCGCGGCGCCGTCCACGGAGGCCACCATGTTGGCCCGCAGCCAGGGCTCAGTGGCGGGATAGGCGTACGCCTCGGCGAGTTCCGCGCCGCCGGCCGGTTCGAGTCTGTGCATGACACCCAGGGTAGGCACATAAGGAGCCGTCACATCTTGCGACGGGATGGCTGCGTTCGGCTTATCAAATCGCGGTTTTACGGGAACACTTGGGGGCGGAGGTAGGGGAAAGGGGAGATGGCTTGGAGATCGCCGCCTTAGTGATGTGGTTGCTGACCGCCGCCGCGGGGCTCAGGCTCCTCGTGCGCTGGCTTTCCGAAGGAGGGCTGCGGCGGCAGGGGACCAAGGTCACCCGCTATCCCGCGGTCCTGGTCCTCGGACATCCCGCCCTCGCCGTGCTGGCCCTCGCGACCTGGGTGGTCTTTCTGCTCACCCGGCGTTCGGTCTACGCCTGGAGCGCGTTCGGCGTGCTCGTGCTCGTGGCCCTGCTGGGGTTCACCATGCTCACCCGGTGGCTCACCGGAGAGGGCGGCAAGCACGCGCGCGACGCCGAGCAGGGCTTTCCGGTCGTCGCCGTGGTGACGCACGGGGTGGTGGCGGCGACGACATTCGTGCTCGTGCTGCTCACGGCCATCACGGTGAGCCGCCGCTGAGCCGCCGCAGCAGGAGCAGCCCCCGGTCGACCACCTCGATCTCGTCGCGCGCCTTGACCGGCTCGGGGCCGGCGGGCAGGTCGGTGGCGGTGTCGAGGACGACCTCCCACTGCTCGCCGAAGCTCTCGTCCGGGAGACGGAAGGTGATGCTTTCGGAATGCGCGTTGAGCAGCAGCAGGAACGAATCGTCGCGCACCCGCTGGCCGCGTGTGTCGGGTTCGGTGATGGCGTCGCCGTTGAGGTAGACCGTGACCGCCCTGGCGTAGCCGGTGTGCCAGTCCGACTCCGTCATCTCCGTACCGGTCGGGGTCAGCCAAGCGATGTCGCGGGCGGCGTCCAGGGTGCCGCCGTACGCACGGCCCTGGAAGAACCGGCGGCGCCGGAACACCGGATGGTCACCGCGCAGCTCCGAGACCCGCCGGACGAAGCCGGTCAGGTCGTCGTCGCTTCGCCAGGACATCCAGGCCAGCTCGTTGTCCTGGCAGTAGGCGTTGTTGTTGCCCTGCTGGGTGCGGCTCAGCTCGTCGCCGTGGGAGATCATCGGCACGCCCTGCGAGAGGAACAGCGTGGCGATGAAGTTGCGCTTCTGCCGGCTGCGCAGCGCGCGGATCGCGGGGTCGGCGGTCTCGCCCTCGGCGCCGTGGTTCCACGACCGGTTGTCGTCGGTGCCGTCGCGGTTGTCCTCGCCGTTGGCCTCGTTGTGCTTGTGGTCGTAGGAGACGAGGTCGTTCAGGGTGAACCCGTCGTGGGCGGTCACGAAGTTGATCGAGGCGAGCGGCCGGCGGCCGTCGTCGGCGTACAGATCGCTGGAGCCGGTCAGGCGTGAGGCGAACTCCGGCAGGACGGGCTCACCACGCCAGAAGTCGCGGATCGAGTCGCGGTACTTGCCGTTCCACTCGGTCCACAGCGGCGGGAAGTTGCCGACCTGGTAGCCGCCCTCGCCGACGTCCCACGGCTCGGCGATCAGCTTGACCTGGGAGACGACCGGGTCCTGCTGGACCAGGTCGAAGAAGACCGACAGCCGGTCCACGTCGTGGAACTCCCGCGCCAGCGCGGACGCCAGGTCGAACCGGAAGCCGTCCACGTGCATCTCGATCACCCAGTAGCGCAGGGAGTCCATGATCAGCTGCAGGGAGTGCGGATGCCGGACGTTGAGGCTGTTGCCGCAGCCGGTGTAGTCCAGGTTGTAGCGCTTGTCGGTGTCGCTCAGGCGGTAGTAGGCGGCGTTGTCGATGCCGCGGAAGCTCAGGGTCGGGCCCAGGTGGTCGCCCTCGGCGGTGTGGTTGTAGACCACGTCGAGGATGACCTCGATGCCCGCCTCGTGCAGGGTGCGCACCATGGCCTTGAACTCCAGCACCTGCTCGCCGCGCTGGCCGGAGGAGGAGTAGGCGTTGTGCGGGGCGAAGAAGCCGACCGTGTTGTAGCCCCAGTAGTTCGACAGCCCGCGGGCGACGAGCCCGTGCTCGGCGACGTACTGGTGCACCGGCATCAGCTCGATCGCGGTCACGCCGAGCTCG
It encodes:
- the glgX gene encoding glycogen debranching protein GlgX, translated to MQEVWPGTPYPLGASWDGTGTNFALFSEVADRVELCLFDDRGRETRFDLPEVDGFVWHGYVLGVGPGQRYGYRVHGPHDPKSGDRCNPAKLLLDPYGKAVDGDLTWHESVFSYHFAAPGEMNTDDSAPYMPKNVVVNPFFDWGDDRAPRTPYNETVIYEAHVKGLTRLHPKIPKSQRGTYAGLAHPSTVDRLIELGVTAIELMPVHQYVAEHGLVARGLSNYWGYNTVGFFAPHNAYSSSGQRGEQVLEFKAMVRTLHEAGIEVILDVVYNHTAEGDHLGPTLSFRGIDNAAYYRLSDTDKRYNLDYTGCGNSLNVRHPHSLQLIMDSLRYWVIEMHVDGFRFDLASALAREFHDVDRLSVFFDLVQQDPVVSQVKLIAEPWDVGEGGYQVGNFPPLWTEWNGKYRDSIRDFWRGEPVLPEFASRLTGSSDLYADDGRRPLASINFVTAHDGFTLNDLVSYDHKHNEANGEDNRDGTDDNRSWNHGAEGETADPAIRALRSRQKRNFIATLFLSQGVPMISHGDELSRTQQGNNNAYCQDNELAWMSWRSDDDLTGFVRRVSELRGDHPVFRRRRFFQGRAYGGTLDAARDIAWLTPTGTEMTESDWHTGYARAVTVYLNGDAITEPDTRGQRVRDDSFLLLLNAHSESITFRLPDESFGEQWEVVLDTATDLPAGPEPVKARDEIEVVDRGLLLLRRLSGGSP
- a CDS encoding alpha/beta fold hydrolase is translated as MRASIRYCTTPAGRVAYSTTGTGPPLLCDSGWITHLRGQLDLFSFGGFVEGLAERFTVIRYDKPGCGLSDRDGIDLSFDGQVAAALAVVDAVGARRFRVFGASQGAQLATTIAARYPERVEALVAYGMCASGHDLAPAEVRKSVVDLVRAHWGMGLKALAGAFVTDPTADDVAAFTRFQRASSSAAVAAHLLEVYYETDIRAVLPAIRTPTAILHREADRGTRFELGREVAAGIPGAVLIPLPGSSHLFYHGDWAAVLQAILAFLCPPARMAERLTDREFEVAELVTEGLTNQAIAGRLSVGPRTIETHVENIRRKLRVRSRAQIAAWVTEHRLRRHP
- a CDS encoding LLM class flavin-dependent oxidoreductase, coding for MTARRGVALTPMETRRDVIVKAAVLADELGYETFSVPEGWGLDSTPILAEIALRTARIRLASGILSVWGRTPATLAMTAATLHQVSEGRFVLGLGAGTRALAEGFHDTPFERPADKLRDAVAEVRALLAGEPARLHRVPGARPLRLGLPPAPGIPIWVAALGPRTTRVAAELGDGWIPALVPRDRLASWASDLGRLREAAVPGAGAFTVATGPITVADENPDAARDIAAACTAWYLSAMGDVYARSVSSQGYATQVGAIIAANPRPSPRRGIVPPAARPVLDQLAVYGTRDQVRELFKPWDEAADVVTALLPPGIPWPTIEATLVAAAPPG
- the msrB gene encoding peptide-methionine (R)-S-oxide reductase MsrB is translated as MTVIRKTNDEWKAELSPEEYHVLREAGTEAPWTGEYVSTKTVGVYSCRACGTELFRSDTKFDSHCGWPSFYQPTESDAVTLLRDETLGMVRIEVRCANCDSHLGHVFEGEGYPTPTDQRYCINSVSLRHQPDTRSSDEAGA
- a CDS encoding dihydrofolate reductase family protein; translated protein: MHRLEPAGGAELAEAYAYPATEPWLRANMVASVDGAATDGARTEGLGGPADRRLLSLLRALADVVIVGAATVRVEGYGPVRPREWWGDLRKDRTPAPPLAIISRGLDLDFEAPVFTEAITPTIVVTCPSAPVDRVRACEKHAEVVITGGEWADAGAALDALAERGLVRQLTEGGPRLLAEFAAAGRLDELCLTLSPQLTAGDAARVLNGPAMPPMPLRLGHVLEEDDFVFLRYVRAR
- the hemQ gene encoding hydrogen peroxide-dependent heme synthase — protein: MWSVFRVRTLADADRDAVADEVEELLEQAAAKDVVTRGAYDVAGLRADADYMFWWHAPSSDDLQEVYSRFRRTALGRASEPVWSVMALHRPAEFNKSHVPAFLAEEKAHAYVCVYPFVRSYEWYLLPDDERRALLAEHGKLAREYPDVRANTVSSFALGDYEWILAFEGDELHRIVDLMRHLRGSETRRHVREEIPFYTGSRKPVTELVAALP
- the ligD gene encoding non-homologous end-joining DNA ligase, with translation MASPYVEIRVGDRLVKVTNPDKVYFPARQETKLDLVNYYLSVGDGILRALHERPTTLERWPGGVFEGAKLSTRADNRGDAFFQKRIPKNTPDWIQTARIAFPSGRSADELCPVELADVAWAANLGTVTFHPWPVRRSDVDHPDELRIDLDPQPGTDFADAKKVALGPLREILGELGHTGFPKTSGNRGVHVYLRIEPRWTFTEVRRSALAFAREIERRMPDLVTTAWWKEERGEKVFIDFNQNARDRTIASAYSVRPKPNAPVSAPVTWDELADVETDDFTIATMPERFAKIGDPHATIDDQAFGLEPLLEWADRDERDHGLGDMPYPPNYPKMEGEPKRVQPSKARKD
- a CDS encoding ATP-dependent DNA ligase is translated as MDLPVSPPVAPMLAKAIKELPRGDLLYEPKWDGFRAVVFRDGDEVDIRGRNGKPLGRYFPELVEGFARELPERCVLDGEIIVRQGHVLEFEVLQQRIHPAASRIKLLAEQTPAAFVAFDILALGDDSLMETPFGERRARLTAALADAKAPVHVTPATDDYDVGLRWFSEFEGAGLDGVIAKPLAGPYEPDKRAMFKVKPERTADCVVAGFRWHKSGPIVGSLLLGLYDGDRLQHVGVSASFPMKRRAELVDELAPYRMTELEGHPWAEWARQTDATADRMPGAVTRWNAKKDLSWVAVRPELVCEVAYDQMEGRRFRHTARFRRWRPDRTPESCGYDQLEVPVAYDLDDILG